TGCAGGAACATGTTGGTCGCATGGCCGGTGCCGGTGGCCTTGCGGCAGCGGCGGCAGTGGCAGTGATAGAACCGGCGCGGTTCTCCAACGATGCGATAGCGCACGGTGCCGCACAGGCAGCCGCCCAGGAACTCGTTCTCGGGCACGGCAGTCTCCTCGGGGAATGGAATGCGCAGGATAGCGAATCGGTGCTGTCCTGCGCAGTCTTGCCTCGGCATCGAGGGCCCCGGGGTGAACGAGCGATTCGGAGGGGCGTTTGAACGTACTATTCGCGTCGAGGTGTTCCGGACGTTGCACCTGATCCATTGCAGCGGGTGGTTGGCCCGCCACTGGAGCGATCCACCTTCCCATCCACTTCCCCTGGTTCGGCACCAGCAGCTACGGGCCGGAACAGGTCCGGGCACTGCGGGACAAGATGACTGCCATGCAGTGTGATCTTCTGGCAGCCCAAGACAGCTGCGTTGCTGCACAAGGAGACTCTGCCGATGACAACTACCATCGCTGGCTACGCACCCACCACCTTGTCGAAGCCCAAATTGCGGCGTTATCCCACGCAGGTCATCAACATCATCGGTGGACCAGGCTGTGACAAGTCGCTGTACTCGTCGGCCATCGTGCTCAAGCTGCACCTGCGGCACAAAACGGTCGAAACGGTACCCGACGTGGGCAAGATGCTGGTGTGGCAACGGGATACCGACGCCCTTCGTAACCAGTACGGCATTGCCCTCCACCAGTACGGCATGCTGGAAGTGCTCGATGGCCAGGTGGCGTTTCTGGTGACCGAAGGCGCCCTGCCGCAGCTGCTCTACTACAATGCCCACTACGCCGACAACGTGTGCGACGTGGACAAGACCCGCCAGCAGATCCTTGCCTGGTACAAACAGTTCAACAACGTGAACGTCCTCGTTCAGCGGGATCTCGACAAACCCTACATCCGCAGTGGTCGCTATCAGGACGAGGCACAGGCCCGGCAGGTGGACAAGGACCTGCGCAGTGTGCTGGTCGAAGAGGGCATCAAGTTCACCGTGCTGCCCCCTGACTACAAGGCCATCATCGACTTTGCCGGGTCACTGGAATGACGCTGCCGCCTCGCACCAGCAGCGCGTCGAGGTGCTTCAGACTGCATGGCGTAGTCGCCTCTTCCACTGTCGGGCAAGCCGACAGTTCGTTTCTGCGCCACCAACTCGAGGACGATTGCCACTGACGACGGCATGAGAGCGCCATGTATGCGTGTGTGACCCAAGAGCCTGCGGATGCCCAATTCGAAGATTGAAAGCTGGGGATCTGCCTGTGCGCTGGACTTCCAGCCGGGGTGATTGCGCGCATCCTGGCGTATCGGGATCGGGCATCGGGCAGGGCGCAGCCGGAGCGGGCGCTGCATGCGGTTCGTGCGCCACCGGGTAGATCAGCGGTGTGACTCGGCGGCATAGCGCTGCCGGCAGGCTATCGCACGGAGCAGCGAACACCCTGCGCAGGTGCTGTGGGCGCGGGGCGGGACGTGTTGCGCTTGACGATCTGGGCGTCGGTGAGGACGAGGGATTCGAGAGTCATCTGGTGCAGCCCCGCCGAGTTGACCGCTTGATCCAGGGGCTATAGCTGCTCGTGCAGCGCGTCGGTGCGACGCTTTCGGCCGCGCAGGCGAAGTCGTTGCTCGAATCGGCAGCGCAGCAGGTTTCGGCATGGGTCGAAGTCCCTCATGCAGAGGCGCTGGCCGTGGCCCTCGACCGCCAGGTCTCGGCCTGCGACGCGCGGTTTGTCGCTTGCGCGCGCCGACTCTCGGCGCCGCTGGTGACTGAAGACGCACGCCTGCGCGCGGCGACGCCGGGATCGTCGATGTCGATTGCCGAGGCAGTCTCGCGGTCGGCTGGATAGCGGCGCGGCACAGCCAGAGCGGGCGCTGCATGCGACGCGCTCGCCATCGGGTAAATGAGCGGTGTGACTCAACAGTGTGGCGCTGCCGGGAGGCCGCTGGCGCACGGAGCAGCGAACATAAGGAAGGCACGATTCGCATCGATAGCCTCCCAGATATACGATCTTCTGATTGATGCTTCGAGCGTCATGCCCCGCTGGATTCCGTCACGGTGTCTCACAGGTTCCAGGTCGTCATTCCACAGCGGGTTCGTGCGTGGATGGCGGTCAAGGCCGGCGACCGGATCGAACTGATCCCGGAGCGCCGAGGCTTCCTTGCCGGGATCGACTCCTCGGCATGGCTCGAATACTTCGCCGACGGGCCTCGCGCAGATGCGTTCGCCACTGCACGGCGTGCAAACGCAGAGCTGTGGACGCAGGATGCGGACTTCGAAGGACTTCCCGGCATGCACTACTTCCCGAAACGGTGACCGCAGGACAGCGCGATGGCATCATCGATCCGGATGGAGTCGGCGAAGTCCGGAGATCTCGGTGACACGTGGCGTCCGGGGCTGCCGCGGGCCTCAACGAGGCTGCGCGCGGGTGACCAGGGTCGGCAGGTTCCAGGTGCCGCCGGGTTGGATCGCCCTGCACATGCCGGCGCTGCCCGTCGCGCTGCGCTCCAGCACGGAGTGCTCACCAGCAACTGGCTCGCGTTCAGGCGTCGCACCTCCCACGGCCGATCGAGATCCTCCATCAGATAGGGGCACATGTCGCCCTCGGCCTCGGTGGCGCGCAGCGCGGCCAGCAGGGCAGGGCTCTGGCGCTTCGGCCAGGTGCGGTCGGCGATACGTGATCGGGGATACCCTGAGACACTCCGCGGCGACAGGGCGGTATCCTTGCACGCATGTCCCTGCGCAAGCTCAAGGCCTGGGAAGACGCCGGCCTGCTCGACGCCGCCACCGCCGCGCGGATCCGCGACTGGGAGGCCAGGCACACTTTCGCACGGTTCTCGAACCGAAACTGCGCGTTTTTCCTGCTTGCAGGGTTGTTATTCGGCATCGAGATCGAAAGCTGTGCGCGTTGCGGGGCGCGGCGTGTTGCGCTTGACGATCTGGGCGCCGGTGAGGACGAGGGATTCGAGGGTCATCTGGTGCAGCCCGGCCGAGTTGACCGCTTGATCCAGGGGCCATGGCTGCTCGTGCAGCGCGTCGGCGCAACGCTTGCGTCCTCAAGGCCGCGGCCGCAGGGGCGTTTGAAAGTTTTATTCGCGCCGGCCTTCGATCACTGTATCCGATAGGCCATGCCCGTGGACCTGCCTTTCTGGCGGATCTCGAACTCGCCGCTGCCGACATCCCATATCTCGAAGCAGTCGAACATCGAAAGCGCACGCATGCGAATGCCGATCGGATTCACCGTAAAGCAGACGACGTCGTTGCCTAGATCGACCCTGGTCGAGCCGGTCACCTCTGTGCCGTCGAGTTCAACTGCGCGAAAGTCGGAGCCACGAGTAGAGAACGACCGCATCTCGTTGCCGGCGCGCGTGAAGACAAAAGTCTGACGGGTAGGGGGAAGGTGTTGGGCGATGGCGTCTCCGAGCAGTCGCTGACCCCGCACGCCGGCCTCGTTCACCGTCGCCTCCTTGGGCGGCACCACCGGCTTGGGTGCGACCATGGATGGACATTTCTGCTCGATGGCAGCCTGCTGAACGGCGTCGTACTCACCTTTCAAGCGCGCGTATTCGGCTTCCTGCTGTCTCGTCCCACCGAGGAAGAGCAACGCAGGCCAGAACACCACGAGACCGACGCCCATGATCGCAGCGTCATTCGACGCCGCTTCATCAAGTCGGCCACCCAGCTGTCGCACCCGGACACTGATGCGTGTGTATTCAGCCGCCAGTTGGCGGCAGTCGTAGGCGTGGTATTGCAGCGGCGACACGGATACGGATGCGATGTCCTTGGAAGCAGTAGCGCATCCAGTAAGGCCGACGATGACGGTGAGACCGACAATCCCGACCTTCTTCGACATTTTCTTTAACTTGATTTCCGTACAACGCGAGGTCGGGGTTTAGCAGCGTGCCGAACTGGGCGGGGCATGAGATCCACGGATCCATCCCCTGCGCCTGCATGCGGTCGCGTATCTCGGGCGAGGCCAGCACCACCGCCATCGCCGATGACCAGCGCTCGATCGCCGGTCCCGGCAGGCCGGCCGACCCGCAGCGTCCGAACTGAGACCCGGCGCCGGGCTCGCCTGTAGCTGTAACGGACAGGCCCGGCTCAGACCGTGTCCGGCGGCGTGGGCGGCACGAACGGAAAGCGCGCCATCGCCTTCGCATTGGTGGGACCGACGCTGCCGCCTGCGCGCACGTACTGGCGGCGTGCGTCGACCGGCGGCGTCCAGGTCCACGCCGGGTAGTCCTCGGCCTCGCACACCGCCTTGAGGAAGAGGCGACGGCGCTGGCTATCGGCCACGCGCCGTGCGATGTCCTGCGGATCCCAGCCCTCGAGCAGCCGCCGGTGCAGCATGCCCTCGATCGCTCGCAGCGAAGCCTCACCTGCGCGGTCGTGCAACTCGCGGGGATCGTCCTCGAGGTCGAACAGCATCGGCGGCAGGCCTTCGGTGTACACATACTTCCAGCGACCCCGGCGCACCATGCGCGCGGGGGCGCACACGCCCTCGGCAGTGTATTCCGAGATCGCAAGACCCTCGCCCTCGGCCGTCTCGCCGCGCAGCAGCGGCAGCAGCGTACGGCCATCGAGCGGATCGACCGGGCTCACGATGCCCGTCGGGTCGGCGATACCCAGCAGCGTGGGCAGCAGGTCTACCAGCGAGACCACTTCGCGCAAGCGGCGCGGGGCCACCACGCCCGGCCACGACACCATCAGCGGCACGCGTGCCGACCACTCGTAGAAGGTCTGCTTGAACCACATGCCGCGCTCGCCCATCATCTCGCCGTGGTCGCCGGTGAACACCACCACAGTGTCGCGGTCGAGCCCCGACTGCTCGAGGACGGCGAGCAACTGGCCGACCTTGTCGTCGACGTAGCTGATCATCCCGTAGTAGGCGTGCCGCGCACGGCGCACATGCTCCGGCGTCACGCGGTGCAGGTCGCGTCCGTGCGCGTGGTAGAGCCAGCGGCTGTGTCCGTCCAGCGCCTCGTAGGGGATCTCGGGTACCGAGGGCATGTCGATGTCCTCGTGCCGGTACAGGTCCCACCAGCGCTGGCCGATGGTGAACGGCGAGTGCGGGTGGGTGAACGAGGCCACCATGAAAAAGGGCGCCTCGCGCGGCGCGCGCGCGAGATCCCACAGCCGCTGCACCGACTGGTGGGCCACCTCTTCGTCGTAGTCGATCTGCAGGCTGCGCGCGCAGGGGCCGGCCTCGACGATGCCGCGCATGCTGATCCCGGTCGGCTTGTCGTTCGGGCTGCGCGACCAGTCGGGGGTCCACGCATAGTCGGCCGGATAGATGTCAGTGGTAAGCCGCTCGTGGAACCCGTGCAGGGGGTCGGGCCCGATGAAGTGCATCTTCCCCACCAGCATCGTGCGATAGCCGGCGGCGCGCAGGTAATGGGCCATCGTGGGCACTGTCGCCGGGAACTCGCAGGCGTTGTCCCAGGCCTCGATCGCAGAGGGCAGGCGCCCGGCGAGCATCGAGAAGCGCGAAGGCGCGCAGATCGGGAAGTTGCAGTAGGCAGCCTCGAACACCGCCGAGCGCGCAGCCAGCGCGTCGAGGCTCGGCGCGCGTACCACGCGGTGACCATAGGCAGGCAGCGCAGGCGCGGCCAGCTGGTCGGCCATGATCAGCAGGATGTTGGGTGCCATCGCCTCCGCTCCGGTCAGAGGGGCGAGATGCCGGCCGCGCGCACCACCTTAGCCCAGCGCTCGACGTCGCGCTCGAGGAAGGAGGCCAGCTCCGACGGCGAGCCAGTCTCGATCTGCATGCCCAGTCCGAGCAGCCGCTTCTCGATCTGCGGCAGGCGCAGCGCCGCGCGCAACTCGTCGTTGAGCCGGGCCACTACCGGTGTCGGCGTACCCGCCGGCGCAAGGAAGGCGAACCAGGTGCTCACCTCGTAGGCCGGATAGCCGCTCTCGGCGACCGTGGGCAGATCCGGCCACTCCTGCAGCCTGCGCGTCGAGGTCACCGCCAGCGCCCTTGCCCGCCCGGCACGTACCGGGGCCTCAGCCAGCGCGACGGTGAGCGGCATGAACTGCACCTCGCCCGCGAGCAGTGCGGCGAGTGCCTCGGGCTGACCGCGGTAGGGTACGTGGACGACATCGATGCCCGCCATCGTGCGCAGCATCTCGCCGGCGAGGTTGATCGCCGACCCGGGCCCGGCCGATGCGTAGTTGAGATCGCCGGGGCGCCGCTTCGCGAGCGCGACCAGTTCGCGCACCGACTTCACCGGAAGCACCGGATGCGCCAGGATCAGGTTGGGGATGCTGCCCACCATCGTCACCGGGGAGAAGCTGCGCAGCGGATGCCACGGCAGAGCCTTCACCAGGCTGAGGTTGGTGGTGTGCGAAGGGCTCGCCAGCAGCAGCGTATGCCCGTCGGCTGCCGCGCGCGCCACGGCGTCGGTGCCGATCGAGCCCGATGCCCCGGTGAGATTCTCTACCACCCACGGCTGGCCGAGCGACTTCGCCATCGGTTCGCCCAGCGCGCGCGCGATGATGTCGACGATGCCGCCCGCGGGGAATGGCACTACCACTCGGACCGGCCGTTGCGGCCAGGCCTGCGCCGAGACCCCGACGGCACCGCACACCAGGCCGGCACCGACCATCACGGCCAGTGCGCGCCGCGCCGGTCGGCGATCGCTCCATGCATTTGTCATCTTGAGTCCTTATCTTCCGTCAAGCCCACTCGCGCCTAGCGCCGTAGCCTCACGCCTGCAGGTTACAGTGCGATGAACCGCGGGGAAAGCCGCGAACCCGGTCGTGCCACTGTCGACGATGTGAAGAGACCATGCTCATCTGCCAGATTACCGATCTGCACATCAAGGCCGCTCGCCGCCGCGCTTATGGCGTGGTGGACACTGCGGCCATGCTCGAGGCCTGCGTGGCCGCGATCGCGGCGCTCGCGCCCCGCCCCGACGTGGTCGTCGCCACCGGCGACCTCGTCGACTACGGCCGCGACGACGAGTACGCGCTGCTGCGCGAGCTGCTCGCGCCCCTGCACATGCCGCTCTACCTGCTGCCGGGCAACCATGACGGCCGAGACGCGCTGCGACGCGCGTTCCCCGACCACCCCTGGCTGCGCCAGCACGACGAGTTCGTGCAATACGCGATCGACGAGTATCCGGTACGGCTGGTCGCGATCGATACCCAGGTGCCCGGGCACGGCCGCGGAGAGCTCTGCGCCCGCCGGCTCGACTGGCTCGAACACACGCTCGCCGCGCGAGCGGACGCACCGACCGTGGTGCTCATGCACCACCCGCCGTTTCGTACCGGCATCGCGCACATGGACCTGATCGGACTCGCCGGCGCGGACGAACTCGCGTGCGTGATCGCCCGCCATCCGCAGGTCGAACGATTGCTCTGCGGGCACCTGCACCGCTCGATCCACGCGCGCTTCGGCGGCACCGTGGCCTCGGTGTGCCCGAGCCCGGCGCATCAGATCGCGCTTGATCTCACCCCGGGCGCACGCGATGACTTCGTGCTCGAGCCGCCGGGCTACCAGCTGCACCAGTGGGACGGCATGCGCCTGGTGACCCATACTGCGGTGCTCGGCGACTGGGGGCCGCGCCACCCCTTCCGCCAGTCGGGGCGACTGATCGACTGACCGCCTGCGGTCTTTCGCCGCAGCTTATCCAGACAGGATCTCGTGCACCGCCTCGATGACACGCTGTTGCTGATCGTCGAGCCCGATCCACAGGGGCAAATTTACCAACTGGCGGATCGCGGTGGGCCCGCGTGCAGGGCAGAAGGTGTTCACGCTGCAGACGGTGGCCGCGCAGGGCGAGGCAGAAGCGCAGCGGCGCGGCGCAGGCTGGCGGGTTCTCGCTGCGCGCGGGCGTGTCGACCAAGCCCGGCCAGCGCGCGAAGCTCGAGCGGCGGTGTCGCTACGTGGGCCGGGCGCCGCTGGCGCAGGATCGGCAGCGACGGCATCATCGATCCGGATGGAGTCGGCGAAGTCCGGAGATCTCGGTGACACGTGGCGTCCGGGGCTGCCGCGGGCCTCGGCGAGGCCGCACGCGGGTGACCAGGGTCGGCAGGTCCCAGGTGCGGTCGGCGATACGTGACCGGGGATACCCCGCGACACCCCGCGGCGACAGGGCGGTATCCTTGCACGCATGTCCCTGCGCAAGCTCAAGGCCTGGGAAGACGCCGGCCTGCTCGACGCTGCCACCGCCGCGCGTATCCGCGACTGGGAGGCCGGGCACGCGCGACCGCTCGGACTGCGCGCCGTCATTGCCGTCGCCGTGCTGGCGATCGGCCTCGGGCTGGTCTCGGTGGTGGCCGCCAACTGGGATGCGATCCCCGGTCTCGCCCGGCTCGCGGTCCACTTCGCGCTCATCGCCGGGTGCGCGGTCGCCCTGCAGCGCCGGGACCACGACGCGCTGCTGTTCGTGCTGGGCATGCTGGGGCTCACCTTCTTCGGGCACCTGGGCCAGGTCTACCAGACGAGTTCGCCACTGCACGTGCCTCTGGGGCTATGGCTGCTGCTGTTCGCCCCCCTGCTGCTCGCCCGCGGCCGTGGCCACCTGATCGCGCTGCTGCTCGTCGTGACCCTCGCCGGGTTCGGATGGAGCTACGGCCTGTCCAGCCTGTCCTTCGCCGAGCGCTCGCCATCGGGCGATCCCACGCTGATGGCGGCCCGGGTGAGCCTTGCCTTCGCGATGCCAGTGCTGGTGGCCGGGCTCGCCGCGGTGGCGCTGGGTCGCAGCCGACGCGCGGGCCTGTGGCACTCGCTCAATCACCTCGCGCTCGCCTACGCCGCTGCGCTCGCCAGCGCCGCCGCGGTCGCCTGCGCGTTCATCGAGGGGCCCTCCAACCGCGAGGGCGAGCTCGCCGCAGCCGTCACTGCCGCGCTCACGCTGCTCGCCGCAGCCGCCCTGGTACGCGTGTTCGCGCGCGACACCCTCGGGCGCCTCGAGGCGCAGGTGTTCGCCGGCCTCGCGGCCGTGCCCTTGCTCGCCTGGCTGCTGAGTGGCCGCCAGACGATGGCCGCGCTCCTGTTCATGGGGCTGTGGGCAGGACTCGCCGCCGCCGCGTTGCGCGCCGGCTGGCGCGCGACCTTCCAGCAGGCCGTCGCGCTGATCGCGCTGCGCCTGGTCGTCCTGAGCTTCGAACTGGCCTCCGACCTGCTCACCAGCGGTGCGGGGCTGATCCTGGCCGGGCTGCTGGTGCTCGCGGTGGCCTGGTGCGCGTTGCGCATCGCCAACCGCTTCGCGCCCGCCCGCCCCGAGCCTCCGGGGGACCGCCGCGCATGAACCGGCCGAGTCATCGCACGCTGCTTCGCCTCGCCACGCTCGCGCTGCCGCTGCTCGGGCTGGGGGGCGTCTGGGCCATTGCCCACAGCCGTGCTCAGCAAGGCACCGAGTGGGAGGTCCCGGTCGCCGGTGTCGATCCGCGCGACCTGCTGCGCGGGCACTACATCGTCTATCGCTACCGCTGGCCCGGGCTGCCCGAGGGCGCCGCATCGGGCAGCTCCGGCGAGCTGTGCCTCGTCGGTACCCCGCCCCGGATCGAGGCGGTCACCCGGGCCGACCGGTCTTGCGCGCAGCCGGTCCGCGAGCCGGGCCCGGGTCGTGGACTCTCGACCGGTCGCCTCTACATTCCCCAGGACAAGGCCCCCGGCCTGGAGCGGCAGCTGGCGGACCCGTCGCTGCAGGGCGTGCTGCGCATGCGCGTGCGGGCCGACGGCCAGATCACCCCGCTTGCCCTCGAGTTCATGCCGCGTCCGGAGCCGGTGCCTCGGGACTAGCCCCGCTGAGCGAGCGCGTGGGCCGCCCAGTCGAGCAGGTCGTCGACCACCTGCTGGGAGGCGACGATCAGCGCACTCACCGCGCCAGGGGCATCGGGCGTGGCGCAGGGCCGTTCACTGGAGAAGGCTCGCTGGGCGATCGGCGCACGCGTGAGCGCAGAGAGCAGGCTCGCGCGAACGCGGACCACCGCGCGGGCCTGGTCCGGCGCGTCGAACCACTGCGCGAACTCGGTGAGGTCCACGCGCAGCATGGCCACCGGCGCAGCCCCCTCGACCGCGTGCACGCGCGCCGAGCCGCCTCGGGCTGCCGCCCGCTCGCGCAGCCGCTCGGCGAGCAGCGCCGACGGGGCCGCCGCCCAGCCGGTGCCGGCGTAGGTCCGCAGGCGACCCGGGGTCTCCCACAGCAGGCGGTAGGCGAGCGCGTGGCCATCCAGCCAGTCGGGCGCAGCCACGGTACCGATGGCCACCGGCGCGGGCAGCATCGCGGCCGTGGCAGGCAGGGGGGCTGCCGGACCGAAGTCGTGGCGCGCTGGCGCCACCGGACGTTCCGGCACCAGTGTGCAGCCGACCAGCGGCAGCCACGCGCTGGCTACAACGAGACGCCGGCGCGTGGCGCCCGACGGGGAGAACGGGTGATTCATCGTGTGCACCTCGTCTGAGGGGACGGGTGGGCGCTTGTCGCTGCGGCCTGCACGGCGCTCACCGGGGTGGCCATGGTGGGGTCACGTACCCGATCTCCCCGGGCCCGGGCGCGGCGGGGCTCCGCCCGAACAGCAGGCTGTGCGGCTGTGACTGCAGATCGACGACGGCCCGCTCGATCGCGCGCGCGTTGCGTGCGAGTTCATCCATGAACGACGACATCTGCGGCCAGGCGACGTTGAGCAGGGTGTCGCTGGCCGCGCGCCCGCCCTCGCCCATACGCTCGGCTGCGCGCAGCGCGCGTTCTACGTCGTTCAGCCGCGCGCCCGCCTCGCGCGTGAGCGTGGTGAGTTCCCCTGCGAGCTGCTCGACGCGGCGCAGCGAACCTCCCGCCTCGCGCACCAGGCTGCCCGAAGCGTCGACCACCGGCCCGGCGCGCTCGGCGAGCGCCGCCAGCCGCTCGCCGGCGCGCTGCGCGGAGAGCAGCGTCGCGCTCACGCGAGCGAGGTTGTCGTCGGAGAGCAGCCGCGACACGCGAGCGGCCACCTCCTCGAGGTCGGCGATCAGTTCCGGTCCGCTGGCGCGCAACTGGTCGAGCAGCGACGGGTCCATCGGGATGCGCGGCGGATTCGCGGGGTCGGGCACCAGCCGCTCGGCGGCACTACCGCCGTCGCTGAGGCTCACGTGCGCGATGCCGGTCACGCCCTGGAAGCCGAGCCGGGCGCGGGTTTCACGGGTGATCGGGGCGCCGCGGTCGACGCGGATCGACACCAGGATCTGGCGGGGGTTCTCGGGGTCGAAGCGGACCGACTCAACCCGCCCGATCTGCACGCCACGCAGCCGTACCGGTGCCTGGGAACCCAGCCCGCTCACCGAACCGGTGGTCACCAGCAGGTAGCGATCGCGCGGCTCGTCGGTGTCGCGCAGCCAGAAATACGCCACCGCCACCGCCACGCTGAGCAGGAGCACGAACAGGCCGGCGAGCAGCGCGTGTGAACGATCTTCCATCTTCGTATTGTGACGGGTTTGTCAGTCGGCCGCGCGCGCCGCAGCGGTGTCTCCGGGGGCGACCGACGGCGGGCTCGCGGCGAAGAACGCGGCGACCGCCGGATCGTCCAGGGCCGCCACCTCGGCCACCGGGCCGATGGCTGCAATGCGCCCATGCGCGAGTACCGCCACGCGATCGGCCAGTGCCTCGACCGTCTCGCGGTCGTGCGTGATGATCACCACGGTGGGGGCCAGTTCGGCGGCCAGTTCGCGCAATAGCCCGACGAAGCTGCGGGCCAGCACCGGATCGAGCCCTGCGGTGGGTTCGTCGAGGAACAGCAGTTCGGGGTCGAGGGCGATCGCGCGGGCAAGCCCCACCCGGCGCGCCATGCCACCTGACAGCTGGGATGGACGCTTGCCATGGTGTTCCGGCCCGATGCCGACCATCGACAGCTTGAGCGCGGCCACGTCGCGCACCAGCGCGTCGTCGAGGCAGCGCAGTTCGCGCAGCGGCAGCGCGACGTTGTCCAGCGCACCGAGCGCCGAGAACAGCCCGCCCTGCTGGAACAGCACGCCCCAGCGCGCACGCACCGCCGCCAGCGCGTCTGGCCCGGCCGTCGCGAGTTCGGTTCCGAACACCGCGATCCGTCCGGCTGCCGGGCGCTCCAGCCCCAGCAACTGGCGCAGCAGGGTGGTCTTGCCGCTGCCCGAGCCCCCCACCACCGCCAGCACCTCGCCCCGGTGTACCTGCAGCGAGAGGTCACGATGCACCGTCTGGCTGCCGAAGCGCGTCTCGAGCTGCGCGACTTCCAGCACGATCTCCGCCGGACCGTTCATCGCCGCAGCCCCATGCCGGAGAAGGCGACCGCGAACACCGCGTCGGCGAGGATCACCACGGTGATCGAGATGACCACCGATGCGGTGACACTGCGCCCGAGGCTTGCGGTGTCGGGCCGGGTGCGCAGGCCGAAGTGGCAGGCCACGA
Above is a window of Rhodocyclaceae bacterium DNA encoding:
- the betC gene encoding choline-sulfatase, producing MAPNILLIMADQLAAPALPAYGHRVVRAPSLDALAARSAVFEAAYCNFPICAPSRFSMLAGRLPSAIEAWDNACEFPATVPTMAHYLRAAGYRTMLVGKMHFIGPDPLHGFHERLTTDIYPADYAWTPDWSRSPNDKPTGISMRGIVEAGPCARSLQIDYDEEVAHQSVQRLWDLARAPREAPFFMVASFTHPHSPFTIGQRWWDLYRHEDIDMPSVPEIPYEALDGHSRWLYHAHGRDLHRVTPEHVRRARHAYYGMISYVDDKVGQLLAVLEQSGLDRDTVVVFTGDHGEMMGERGMWFKQTFYEWSARVPLMVSWPGVVAPRRLREVVSLVDLLPTLLGIADPTGIVSPVDPLDGRTLLPLLRGETAEGEGLAISEYTAEGVCAPARMVRRGRWKYVYTEGLPPMLFDLEDDPRELHDRAGEASLRAIEGMLHRRLLEGWDPQDIARRVADSQRRRLFLKAVCEAEDYPAWTWTPPVDARRQYVRAGGSVGPTNAKAMARFPFVPPTPPDTV
- a CDS encoding tripartite tricarboxylate transporter substrate binding protein; protein product: MTNAWSDRRPARRALAVMVGAGLVCGAVGVSAQAWPQRPVRVVVPFPAGGIVDIIARALGEPMAKSLGQPWVVENLTGASGSIGTDAVARAAADGHTLLLASPSHTTNLSLVKALPWHPLRSFSPVTMVGSIPNLILAHPVLPVKSVRELVALAKRRPGDLNYASAGPGSAINLAGEMLRTMAGIDVVHVPYRGQPEALAALLAGEVQFMPLTVALAEAPVRAGRARALAVTSTRRLQEWPDLPTVAESGYPAYEVSTWFAFLAPAGTPTPVVARLNDELRAALRLPQIEKRLLGLGMQIETGSPSELASFLERDVERWAKVVRAAGISPL
- a CDS encoding phosphodiesterase; translated protein: MLICQITDLHIKAARRRAYGVVDTAAMLEACVAAIAALAPRPDVVVATGDLVDYGRDDEYALLRELLAPLHMPLYLLPGNHDGRDALRRAFPDHPWLRQHDEFVQYAIDEYPVRLVAIDTQVPGHGRGELCARRLDWLEHTLAARADAPTVVLMHHPPFRTGIAHMDLIGLAGADELACVIARHPQVERLLCGHLHRSIHARFGGTVASVCPSPAHQIALDLTPGARDDFVLEPPGYQLHQWDGMRLVTHTAVLGDWGPRHPFRQSGRLID
- a CDS encoding DUF2157 domain-containing protein gives rise to the protein MSLRKLKAWEDAGLLDAATAARIRDWEAGHARPLGLRAVIAVAVLAIGLGLVSVVAANWDAIPGLARLAVHFALIAGCAVALQRRDHDALLFVLGMLGLTFFGHLGQVYQTSSPLHVPLGLWLLLFAPLLLARGRGHLIALLLVVTLAGFGWSYGLSSLSFAERSPSGDPTLMAARVSLAFAMPVLVAGLAAVALGRSRRAGLWHSLNHLALAYAAALASAAAVACAFIEGPSNREGELAAAVTAALTLLAAAALVRVFARDTLGRLEAQVFAGLAAVPLLAWLLSGRQTMAALLFMGLWAGLAAAALRAGWRATFQQAVALIALRLVVLSFELASDLLTSGAGLILAGLLVLAVAWCALRIANRFAPARPEPPGDRRA
- a CDS encoding GDYXXLXY domain-containing protein; its protein translation is MNRPSHRTLLRLATLALPLLGLGGVWAIAHSRAQQGTEWEVPVAGVDPRDLLRGHYIVYRYRWPGLPEGAASGSSGELCLVGTPPRIEAVTRADRSCAQPVREPGPGRGLSTGRLYIPQDKAPGLERQLADPSLQGVLRMRVRADGQITPLALEFMPRPEPVPRD
- a CDS encoding membrane integrity-associated transporter subunit PqiC, with translation MNHPFSPSGATRRRLVVASAWLPLVGCTLVPERPVAPARHDFGPAAPLPATAAMLPAPVAIGTVAAPDWLDGHALAYRLLWETPGRLRTYAGTGWAAAPSALLAERLRERAAARGGSARVHAVEGAAPVAMLRVDLTEFAQWFDAPDQARAVVRVRASLLSALTRAPIAQRAFSSERPCATPDAPGAVSALIVASQQVVDDLLDWAAHALAQRG
- a CDS encoding MCE family protein, with the protein product MEDRSHALLAGLFVLLLSVAVAVAYFWLRDTDEPRDRYLLVTTGSVSGLGSQAPVRLRGVQIGRVESVRFDPENPRQILVSIRVDRGAPITRETRARLGFQGVTGIAHVSLSDGGSAAERLVPDPANPPRIPMDPSLLDQLRASGPELIADLEEVAARVSRLLSDDNLARVSATLLSAQRAGERLAALAERAGPVVDASGSLVREAGGSLRRVEQLAGELTTLTREAGARLNDVERALRAAERMGEGGRAASDTLLNVAWPQMSSFMDELARNARAIERAVVDLQSQPHSLLFGRSPAAPGPGEIGYVTPPWPPR
- a CDS encoding ATP-binding cassette domain-containing protein; translation: MNGPAEIVLEVAQLETRFGSQTVHRDLSLQVHRGEVLAVVGGSGSGKTTLLRQLLGLERPAAGRIAVFGTELATAGPDALAAVRARWGVLFQQGGLFSALGALDNVALPLRELRCLDDALVRDVAALKLSMVGIGPEHHGKRPSQLSGGMARRVGLARAIALDPELLFLDEPTAGLDPVLARSFVGLLRELAAELAPTVVIITHDRETVEALADRVAVLAHGRIAAIGPVAEVAALDDPAVAAFFAASPPSVAPGDTAAARAAD